In Pecten maximus chromosome 10, xPecMax1.1, whole genome shotgun sequence, one genomic interval encodes:
- the LOC117336275 gene encoding uncharacterized protein LOC117336275 — MVINCDFTFNVIICDLALMVINCELDFNVFTYDLAFMVINCELDFNVFTCDLAFMVINCDLAFNVINCDLTFNLINCDLFFSVINCDLDFNAINCDIAFNDINYDFAFNYINFDLVFNIIDLSVTRTAISISSVYIYMYIYQMLPRLRMKITTHMDAVIDVQWI, encoded by the exons ATGGTCATCAACTGTGACTTCACCTTCAACGTCATCATCTGTGACCTTGCCTTAATGGTCATCAACTGTGAACTTGACTTCAACGTCTTCACCTATGACCTTGCCTTCATGGTCATCAACTGTGAACTTGACTTCAACGTCTTCACCTGTGACCTTGCCTTCATG GTCATCAACTGTGACCTCGCCTTCAATGTCATCAACTGTGACCTTACCTTCAACCTCATCAACTGTGACCTTTTCTTCAGTGTTATCAACTGTGACCTCGACTTCAACGCCATTAATTGTGACATCGCCTTCAACGACATCAACTATGATTTCGCCTTCAACTACATCAATTTCGACCTCGTCTTCAACATCATCGATCTTTCAGTAACCCGTACCGCGATTTCAAtttcatcagtatatatatatatgtatatttatcaaatgttaCCTCGCCTTAGGATGAAAATAACTACCCATATGGATGCAGTGATTGATGTACAGTGGATATAA